The DNA region CGCCTTCGTCAGTGCCTCCGTGTAGGCCATATAGGCCGCCACACCCTGTTGCTGCTCGGCCGGCGTCATCTTGGACCAACCGCCCTCGTTCCCATAGATCATCAGAAGGTATTGCATGTGAGGTCTCCGTCATGGGTCATTGGCGGGCACCGTGCTCCGCCAGCATAATGACGCTCGAACCCGCGCGATTTGGACAGCCGTGATTTCGAAGGCGGCGGCCGAGAGCCAACGCGTTTATTTTACGGCCGATATCAGGCGCCTGCACATGACAGAAGTGTGCTTGGCAGAAGCGTGCTTGGCAGATCTGCACGCGGTTCGCGTCTCCCGAATGCCTGCGCCGTGACTGTTGGGGGTTGACCGGGCGCCAGGCTTCTTTTATTTAACACATACGTTAATTAACAAGACTGTTAATTATGACATCCATCGACCCCCTCAGCATGACCTTGTCGGCACTGGCGGACCCCACGCGCCGAGCCATCCTGGCGCGCTTGTCGGAGGGCGAGGCAACGGTCAACGAGCTCGCGGCGCCCTTCGATATCAGCCTGCCTGCGATCTCGCGGCACCTCAAAGTGCTTGAAACCGCAGGACTTATCTCGCGCGGCCGAGAGGCGCAGTGGCGGCCATGCCGGCTTGAAGCGGAACCGCTGAAGGCCATGGATGACTGGCTCGGGCGCTACCGGCGCCTCTGGGAGGGGAGCTTCGACAAGATGGACGCCTATATCGCCCGGATCACGAAAGGAAATCGCAATGACCGCAAAAGCTGAGGCCAGAAAATTGGCCGATGACGAGCTGCTGATCACCCGAACTTTCGACGCGCCGGTTTCGCTGGTCTTCCGCATCTGGGCAGAGCGCGACCACATGATCCGCTGGTTGGGGCCCGAGGGTTTCACCTGCACCAGCCTCGAGCTCGACTTCCGCCCGGGCGGCGCCTGGCGCGCCTGCATCGAGTCCGAAGCTTACGGGCAGAGCTGGATGGGCGGAGAGTTTCGCGAAATCGAGACGAATAAGCGCATCGTCTACTCCTTCGCCTGGGAAGATGGCCGCGACCAGCCGCGCATGGATACGCTCGTCACGGTGACCTTCGAGGAAGAGGACGGCAAAACGGTCCAGAGCTTCCATCAGGCGCCTTTCCTCCATGTCGAGGGCCGCGACAGCCATATCGGAGGCTGGAACTCGTGCTTCAACAGAGAACAGGCCTATGCCGAAAGCCTGGCCAAGGGGGCACAGCGATGATCACCGTCACCGCCTTCAAATGGGTGCCGCCATTCGCGCAGGGCCAGGTGCGCGACCTTCGGGTGCGCTGGGCGCTCGAGGAGGCCAGCCTTGCCTATCGGGCGCGGCTGATCGACTTCGATGACCAGGAATCCGCCGATTATCGCGCGCTGCAACCCTTCGGGCAGGTGCCGGCGTTCAAAGAGGATGACCTCGTTCTTTTCGAATCAGGAGCGATCGTGCTCCACATCGGAGGCCGGAGCGAAGCGCTCCTTCCCGGCGATGAGGCCGGAAAGGCGCGCGCGGTCACTTGGCTGTTCGCAGCCCTCAACACAATGGAGGTCGTGATCCAACCGCTCGCCGAGATCGATCATTTCTTCGCCAAGCAGGAATGGGCGAAGCTCCATCGGCCGGACATGGAGAAAAGGGTCAAGCTACGCCTGGCGGAGCTCGCCGCGCGGCTCGGCGATGGCGATTATCTGGAGGACCGCTTCACCATCGGCGACCTCATGATGACGACGGTGCTTCGGATCTTGCGGCATACCGACCTCGTGGAGGCCGAGCCCAAGCTGAAGGCATACCAGCTGCGCTGTGAGGCGCGGCCAGCCTTCCAGCGCGCGCTTCGCGACCACATGGCGGCGTTCGAGACCCACTGAAACGATCGGCGGTCGGTGAGCGATCACGCGCGATCAGCCGTCGCACCGTGACGGCGAGGCACTTCCCATATTGACCGGCGCTCTCCGATCCGACATGCGAAGCCGCCCGCATGATGCGGACCAAGGCGAGACAGCTATCCGGGTCAGGGGGCGCCAGCCGCATGTTCGAGCAACTCTCTTTTGCGGGATTCGGCGCGGCGCCGCGCCCGACGGATGGGGTGTTCTTCGCAATCTTTCCGGATATGCGGGTCGCGGCCCATATTGCAGAGGTCGTGCTGCATCTGCGCGGCGCACATGGATTGACAGGCAGGCCGCTCGAGACGGAGCGTTTCCATGTCTCTCTGCTTTCCCTCGGCGAACATGCGGGCCTGCCGCAGGATATCGTTGCCGCCGCGGGCGAAGCCGCTTCAGCCGTCGCGATGCCGCCTTTCGAGGTCGCGTTCAACCGCGCGGTGAGCTTCGGCCGCGGAGCGAATGACCTGCCTTTCGTCCTGCGCGGTGGCGACGGCGTCGCGGCGCTGACGGCGTTTCATCAGGCTCTCGGCATCGCGATGAAGAAAGCCGGGCTCGGGCGCTGGGTGAGTCCGCACTACACGCCGCACCTGACCCTGCTCTATGATGACCGCAGCGTCGCCGAACAGGCCGTCGAGACGATTGGCTGGACGGCGCGCGAGTTCGTCCTCGTGCACAGCCTGCTTGGTCGGAGACGTTACTTTCCGCTCGGGCGGTGGCCGTTGCGCGGCTGACTTTCGAACTGAACGCGACAGGCGAGACTGCGCTGCTTCTCGATGGGGGGCGGGCGACCCAGCTTCCGATGACGACGCCGGTCCATCGCCAGCTCGACTTGCTCGACCTACAATTCCAATAGCTCTCGATCGTAGCGAGCTTCAGGCGCGAAGTGGATGGGCGGCTTACTTAGCCAGAGCCGGCGTGCGCCTGGCTGATTCCGACCTCGTACCGCAGCGCGATTGCCGCGTGCTCGATCGCTGCCCATGCCGGTCTTGCACTCTCCGATGCGAAATCGCCGAACCAGAGCGTGGCTGCAATGACAGCTGCGGCGAGCAATGTCGACAGCCAGGCTCCAGGGCTGCCTCGCTCAATGACCTGGTCAACGTCTTCATCGGATGATTGCGCCAAGATCCTGGGCTTTGCATTCCGAAGATTCTCGGGCGTGTGCATGACTACCTCCATGCGGACATTCTCTCGATAATTGACGCGGGTCGCTCCCGCCGCGAGAAAGATATAGGCATGATGATAGCATGCTTGAAATGCATTCTCGTCACGCTTACATGTTTGCAATGAATTGGGGTGCATTCGATCTCAATCTCCTGATCGTGTTCGACGCGGTGATGCAGGAACGCAGCGTCACGCGCGCCGGCAGCCGCATCGGGTTGAGCCAGCCGGCAATGAGTCACGCACTCAACCGGTTGCGTCACATGCTCAAGGACGAGCTCTTCGTTCGCACGCCCGAGGGCATGGTGCCGACGCCGCGCGCCGAGATGCTCGCTCAGCCGCTGCGCAACGCCCTGAGCGAGATGCAGCTTGCCCTGGAGCCGGCAGCGTTCGCCCCCGCCACCTCCGACCGGAGCTTCGCGCTTGCGGTCAACAACTACGCGGCTGTCGTGCTCGCCCCACCGCTCGTCGCCGCAGTGTCGGCTGCAGCGCCCGCCGTCCGCCTCGATCTGAGGCCAAGCGGAACCTTGGATATCCTCGAGCGTCTGGATCGCGGCGATCTCGATCTGACACTCGGCAACATGGAGAGTTCGGGCGAGCGTTTCGCCATGGCACCGCTGCTCGAGGATCAGTTCGTCACGGTGATGCGGCGCGGCCATCCGGCGAGTCGGGGAAAGCTCTCCGCTGCAGCCTTCGCGGCTCTGCCCCATCTCGAGATCTCGTCGAGCCGAGAGGATACCGGCTTTATCGACCGTTGGCTGGGGGAACTCGGGCTCGAACGTCGCGTCACGCTGCGGGCGCCCTATCTTTCCGCCGCGCCAATCCTTGTCCAATCCGATCTGGTCGCGACTATTACCCGCCGGATCGCTCAGGAGTTCGTGCGCAACCATCCGCTGCAGCTCTGCAAGCCGCCATATGATTCGCCGCGCACACAAACGGTCATGGTGTGGCACCGCCGGCTGGACCGACATCCTGCCCATCGCTGGCTCCGCGACGTCATCTTGTCGGTCGTAAAAAGCTTGTAGGGCCCCTCCATTCACCGTGAGCATGTCATCGTGACATCAATGCATTTGTGCGTCGTCGACAGAGCTATCAGATTGTGCGCGCTGCTTCAGGTTACTCAACAGAGGAGAATTGACCATGAAAGCGCAGATCATTATTCCGGCGATCGCTTCACTGGCACTGCTCGGCGCTTATCCGGCGTCGGCCAAAACCTTGGCGCCGAATGCACCCTGGGGCGTTCAAGTTCAGCAGTCGCCGGGCGGCATGACGCTCGCATCGCTCTCGCCGGCGAAGTACCATTGCCGGACCTATAGCAATCGTCACGAACGGTCGCGCTGCAGGGAGGTAAGCGGCATACCTGACCATATGAACTAGCGCTGCATGAACTAGAGCTGCGCGGGACCCCGGCCCAACCGCTAATGGGCCGGGGTTCTTGCTGTCGGCAACCACGGTTGCCACTGCGAATTCTTCAGAGATCCAAGATATTTCTATATAGAGTTGGACGACGCCGACACGCGAACTTGTCTCTAATGACGCAGCGCGCATACGGTCGTAGAACAACTTCGCTTTCTCGCACGACATTTGACCCGCCTCGGCCGTGAATCTCCACGGCGCCGATGCCCATCCCGAGATTTGGTGGAGCCGTGAGGATACCGGCTTTAGCGACCGCCGGCTCGTGGAACGCAGGATTGAACGTGGCGTCGCGCTGCGGGCAAAGAGACTATCTATCATTCACCGCAAGCATGTCACAGTGACATCAATGCATTTGCCGCATTAAGCGAGCTGACCTAAATCCGCTCCGGGCGCAGTCAATTGCGGTCCGGTTTTCCAACCAGCCGGCCGTGGGCCGCAGGAGAGATGCATGGCTTGGATGCGGTTTTCCCGTGGGTTCCGGCTGGATCCGGTCACCAGGCCATCGCGTGAAGCGCTGGTTATCCTGCTACAGGATCACGGCACTTCAGCTGCCACGCTAGCCCCCGTTGCGGCGCGCTGGGCAACGAGCGTCCCCGCGGCGGCGTTCGTTGTGCTCGACGGGTTTGGGCAGTTCGACCCGCTCTCCTCGCTCGGTCCCGCCGCCAATATCGAGCCGTTGGCGCTTGATCGCATGGCGCAGCATCTCGAGCCTCTGCTCGGGGGCGAACTGCGCTCCAATCGCCTGGATGCCGGCCGCCTCGTCTTGGTCGGCTTTGGATATGGAGGCACGCTCGCCCTGCACATGGTGCTCCGCAGAGGCTTGGGCTGTGCTGGTGCCCTTGCTTTTGATGCGAAGGTGATGCGCCCTCTCCCTCGGATTCTGAGAGTTGACCAAAAGCTTCGGCTGATTGCGTGCGGAGAGGATGGTGATCACCGCAGCTTGCGCGAGGTGGTGGCGTTGCTCACCACTTACGGAATCGATACGCGCGCAGCTCTGTTGCCCGGCACTGCGCTGTCCGACCAGGCCATTCGGCACGGCAGCGCCTATCTGGTCGAGCTGGTCGCCACAGCGCAGCGAGGTGATCGATTCCACCTCGACCGAGAGAGCAGCCATGCCCTGTAGACGGTCTGCCACGACCGAGATCGGCGCTGTGCGCGCGCGTGGCCACGACATGGCTCGCCTAGCGAGCGAACGGATCTGAGGACATCCCGGAGGTTCGATCATGGTTGGCATCGTCAAGCTCGCGCTTCGGCGCCCCTACACATTTGTCGTCATGGCGCTGCTGATCATGATCTTTGGCGTCGCGTCGGCGCTGCGCACGCCGACCGACATTTTTCCGAACATCAACATTCCGGTGATCAGTGTCGTCTTCAGCTATACCGGCCTGCCGCCTGACGATATGGCGGGCCGCGTTGTCACCTATTACGAGCGCTCGCTCACCACGAGCGTGAACGACATCGAACACATCGAATCGCAGTCGATTCCGAATTATGGGATCATCAAGATCTTCTTCCAGCGGACCGTGAACATCAACGCGGCGTTGGCGCAGGTGTCCGCCATGTCGCAAACGGTGCTGAAGCAGATGCCGGCCGGCATCACGCCGCCGCTGATCTTGAGCTTCAACGCTTCCAGCGTGCCGATCCTGCAGCTCGCGCTTTCGAGCGACAAGCTCTCCGAGACGACCTTGTTCGATGATGCGTCGAGCTTCATCCGCCCGCAATTGGCTTCGGTCGCCGGTGCCGCGATCCCATTGCCCTATGGCGGCAAGGTCCGGCAGGTCCAAGCCGACCTCAATCAGCAGGCGCTGCACACCTACGGCATCTCCGCCAACGACGTCGTCAACGCCTTGTCGATTCAAAACCTGATCACCCCGGTGGGTACCCAGAAAATCGGCTCGTTCGAATACACGGTGAATTTGAACGATTCGCCGAGCGCGATCGGCGCCTTCAACGCTCTGCCGATCAAGACCGTCAATGGAACGGCCATCTACATGCGCGACGTGGCCCACGTGCATGACGGCAGCCCGCCGCAGACCAATGTGGTCCATGTCGACGACAAGAGCGCCGTGCTGCTGGCGGTGGTAAAGGCAGGCGCGACCTCGACGCTCGCCATCATTTCCGGCATTAAGCAGTTGCTTCCGAGCGTCGCCAAGACTTTGCCGGCGAGCCTCAATCTGACGACAGTCGGTGATCAGTCGGTGTTCGTCACCAGCGCCGTCTCGGGCGTCGTTCGGGAAGGCGCGATCGCGGCCGCGCTGACCGGAATGATGATCCTTCTGTTCCTCGGCAGCTGGCGCTCGACCCTGATCATCACCGTCTCGATCCCGCTAGCCATTTTGGCTTCGGTGACGACGCTTTCCGTGCTCGGTGAGACGATCAACGTCATGACCCTTGGTGGGCTGGCGCTCGCGGTCGGCATTCTGGTCGACGACGCGACCGTGACAATCGAGAACATCAACTGGCATCTCGAGCACGGCAAGGAGATCGAGACCGCGATTCTCGACGGCGCCAGGCAGCTCGTCATCCCGGCCACCGTGTCGCTGATGTGCATCTGCATCGCCTTCGGGCCGATGTTCGGACTGGGCGGCGTCGCCGGCTATCTGTTCCGCCCCCTCGCCGAGGCGGTGGTCTTTGCGCTGATCGCGTCCTACATCCTCTCGCGGACGCTCGTGCCCATCTTGGCGAATTACCTGCTGCGCAAGCAGGTGCTCCAGGCGCATCCGGTTCAGCATCAGGTGGACGGCGATCCAGAGGCTGTCGCGACCCAACCCAGCCGCAACCCCTTGCGGCGATTCCGGCAGGGCTTCGAGCGCCGCTTCAAATCGATTCGCGGCGCCTATGGCGGTCTCCTCCACCTGTGTCTGCAGAACCGCGCCAAGCTGATCGCCGGGTTCTTGAGCTTCACCCTCGCCTCATTCGCGCTCACCCCCTATCTGGGCCAGGACTTCTTCCCGAGCGTCGATGGCGGCCAGATCAAGATGCATGTGCGGGCGCAGACCGGGACGCGCATCGAAGAAACCACCAAGCTCGCCGACCGGATCGGCGAAGCGATCCACAAGATCATCCCGGCCAATGAGCTTGGTGGCATCGTCGACAATATCGGGCTGAGCGTCAGCGGCATCAACATGGCCTACAACAACTCCGGGACGATCGGGGTCGAGGATGCCGACATCCTGATCAGCCTCAAGCCGAAACACGCGCCGACCGCAGACTACGTCAAGACGATGCGCGAGCAGCTGCCGCGCCAGTTCCCCGGCACTTCCTTCGCCTTCCTGCCGGCCGACATCGTCAGCCAGATCCTGAATTTCGGGGTGCCCGCCCCGATCGACCTGCAGGTGGTCGGCAATGATGTGCAGGCGGACCGGACATATGCCAACACGCTATTGGCGAGGATCAAGCAGATCCCCGGCATCGCCGACGCACGGATCCAGCAGGCCTTCCAACAGCCGACATTGAACGTCAATTTCGATCGTTCGCTGGCCGGGCTGGTCGGTCTCAGCGAGAAGGACGCGGCGACGGCCATGCTGACTACGCTCGCCGGCAGCTCGCAGACCTCTCCGACCTATTGGCTCGATCCCACGACCGGGGTCTCCTATCCAGTGTCGATCCAGACGCCGACGCGCGATATCGGCACGATGAGCGGGCTGAAGAACATACCGGTGACCGCCAGCGCCGGCGCTGGCGGACAGCTGCTTGGAGGTCTCGCTACCATCGAGCGGACGCCGAGCGATGCCGTCGCCTCGCATTACAATGTTCGCCCCGTCATCGACATCTACGCGACGCCGCAGGGACGCGACCTCGGCGGCGTGGCTGCCGATATCCAGAAGGTTATTCAGGACACGGCCCACGACGTACCGAACGGCGCGAGCGTCGTGCTGCGCGGCCAGGTGACGACGATGACGAGCGCCTATCAGCAGCTCTATGTTGGCCTCGCCTTCGCGATCGTCCTGATCTACCTCTTGATGGTCATCAATTTCCAGTCCTGGCTCGATCCGTTCGTGATCGTCATGGCGCTGCCGAGCGCACTGGCCGGCATCGTCTGGATGCTGTTTGCCACCGGCACCACGCTCTCCGTCCCGGCGCTCACCGGGGCCATCATGTGCATGGGCGTCGCCACTGCGAACAGCATTCTGGTGATCAGCTTCGCGCGCGAACGCCTGGCGGCCGGCGTCGACGCGCTTGCCGCGGCCCTCGACGCCGGCAGCACCAGGTTCCGGCCCGTGCTGATGACGGCGCTCGCGATGATC from Rhizobiales bacterium GAS188 includes:
- a CDS encoding glutathione S-transferase codes for the protein MITVTAFKWVPPFAQGQVRDLRVRWALEEASLAYRARLIDFDDQESADYRALQPFGQVPAFKEDDLVLFESGAIVLHIGGRSEALLPGDEAGKARAVTWLFAALNTMEVVIQPLAEIDHFFAKQEWAKLHRPDMEKRVKLRLAELAARLGDGDYLEDRFTIGDLMMTTVLRILRHTDLVEAEPKLKAYQLRCEARPAFQRALRDHMAAFETH
- a CDS encoding 2'-5' RNA ligase — protein: MFEQLSFAGFGAAPRPTDGVFFAIFPDMRVAAHIAEVVLHLRGAHGLTGRPLETERFHVSLLSLGEHAGLPQDIVAAAGEAASAVAMPPFEVAFNRAVSFGRGANDLPFVLRGGDGVAALTAFHQALGIAMKKAGLGRWVSPHYTPHLTLLYDDRSVAEQAVETIGWTAREFVLVHSLLGRRRYFPLGRWPLRG
- a CDS encoding Multidrug efflux pump subunit AcrB; translation: MVGIVKLALRRPYTFVVMALLIMIFGVASALRTPTDIFPNINIPVISVVFSYTGLPPDDMAGRVVTYYERSLTTSVNDIEHIESQSIPNYGIIKIFFQRTVNINAALAQVSAMSQTVLKQMPAGITPPLILSFNASSVPILQLALSSDKLSETTLFDDASSFIRPQLASVAGAAIPLPYGGKVRQVQADLNQQALHTYGISANDVVNALSIQNLITPVGTQKIGSFEYTVNLNDSPSAIGAFNALPIKTVNGTAIYMRDVAHVHDGSPPQTNVVHVDDKSAVLLAVVKAGATSTLAIISGIKQLLPSVAKTLPASLNLTTVGDQSVFVTSAVSGVVREGAIAAALTGMMILLFLGSWRSTLIITVSIPLAILASVTTLSVLGETINVMTLGGLALAVGILVDDATVTIENINWHLEHGKEIETAILDGARQLVIPATVSLMCICIAFGPMFGLGGVAGYLFRPLAEAVVFALIASYILSRTLVPILANYLLRKQVLQAHPVQHQVDGDPEAVATQPSRNPLRRFRQGFERRFKSIRGAYGGLLHLCLQNRAKLIAGFLSFTLASFALTPYLGQDFFPSVDGGQIKMHVRAQTGTRIEETTKLADRIGEAIHKIIPANELGGIVDNIGLSVSGINMAYNNSGTIGVEDADILISLKPKHAPTADYVKTMREQLPRQFPGTSFAFLPADIVSQILNFGVPAPIDLQVVGNDVQADRTYANTLLARIKQIPGIADARIQQAFQQPTLNVNFDRSLAGLVGLSEKDAATAMLTTLAGSSQTSPTYWLDPTTGVSYPVSIQTPTRDIGTMSGLKNIPVTASAGAGGQLLGGLATIERTPSDAVASHYNVRPVIDIYATPQGRDLGGVAADIQKVIQDTAHDVPNGASVVLRGQVTTMTSAYQQLYVGLAFAIVLIYLLMVINFQSWLDPFVIVMALPSALAGIVWMLFATGTTLSVPALTGAIMCMGVATANSILVISFARERLAAGVDALAAALDAGSTRFRPVLMTALAMIIGMAPMAIEPGQNAPLGRAVIGGLLFATCATLFLVPTMFSFVHGLQHKKAEPAPAEVQPIQA
- a CDS encoding transcriptional regulator, ArsR family, which codes for MTSIDPLSMTLSALADPTRRAILARLSEGEATVNELAAPFDISLPAISRHLKVLETAGLISRGREAQWRPCRLEAEPLKAMDDWLGRYRRLWEGSFDKMDAYIARITKGNRNDRKS
- a CDS encoding transcriptional regulator, LysR family, with the translated sequence MLEMHSRHAYMFAMNWGAFDLNLLIVFDAVMQERSVTRAGSRIGLSQPAMSHALNRLRHMLKDELFVRTPEGMVPTPRAEMLAQPLRNALSEMQLALEPAAFAPATSDRSFALAVNNYAAVVLAPPLVAAVSAAAPAVRLDLRPSGTLDILERLDRGDLDLTLGNMESSGERFAMAPLLEDQFVTVMRRGHPASRGKLSAAAFAALPHLEISSSREDTGFIDRWLGELGLERRVTLRAPYLSAAPILVQSDLVATITRRIAQEFVRNHPLQLCKPPYDSPRTQTVMVWHRRLDRHPAHRWLRDVILSVVKSL
- a CDS encoding Uncharacterized conserved protein YndB, AHSA1/START domain; its protein translation is MTAKAEARKLADDELLITRTFDAPVSLVFRIWAERDHMIRWLGPEGFTCTSLELDFRPGGAWRACIESEAYGQSWMGGEFREIETNKRIVYSFAWEDGRDQPRMDTLVTVTFEEEDGKTVQSFHQAPFLHVEGRDSHIGGWNSCFNREQAYAESLAKGAQR